In Acidobacteriota bacterium, one DNA window encodes the following:
- a CDS encoding DUF5117 domain-containing protein, with translation MAERAMRKETLPSLSQRQLGSGRRILLVLRLQWNHHVLGSVGQLGLQCRRLAARTAAERQQQRGNENRQYQVLFHGSSVIVAGTRRRATSLMRRTSLVMYSILFSLLATTAAMAQNAFIPVHWDAKTNVVEFSLSPQRLQEEFLRFTGLDGGTGSLGGGGDRGSVGPTNVCRFEHLGNKVLVIDVNTHFRASNGSAELQHSVGDSFPAAVIAALPILSDQNGTLTVNANPLILADTTGIAQRLRDRASASAGSWRLDPSRSGLVASHTHAFPDNTETEALLTFTSEAGRVSTEETAGIVTIKVHQSFVALPQPGYAPRRFDPRVGYFTQNFEDFSQPYDQPLLREVIDRWRLQKKDPSAAVSEPVKPITFYLDQAIPEPMRSAIRRGALWWNEAFLVAGFSNAIVIKDLPLGADPNDFRYSTIQWTNREGRGWSVGQAQADPRTGEILHAVVQLDSHRMRTMHHYWNALIPYRGQNLPAGVRDAALNTFAGLDGMDPQLSQQEVMTRRISLLACHEMGHVLGLAHNFLASTYGRGSVMDYFQPRVKIRPDGTADLSDAYMQGVGSYDKLAIAWGYEPASEQAATVRTMITKGIVWGNSQDARWSAYDDGPDPVTWLREVVPVRNVLLKQYGPRMLRPGQPVSVLANRFALVYLFHQYGLEAALNVIGGAEIPTALAGDGQTPITVWPEAGQREALQLELAALAPKEMAIPPALWRELAPLESRNPIEQTERFRSSSGFLFDPFDGAQAIADIVVDGLLNPQRLERLETIRQESPAGNDLSAEDVVQALLRQAFPAPASGNGLQAIVQVTAAEGIMNLAASKQAPPPVASAAWAGVLELRSTLSRQLSQSPRNPTLQRLQAETARFIRNPHQFAPRMFPTPAPTGPPVGGGI, from the coding sequence ATGGCAGAGCGCGCAATGCGTAAGGAAACTCTGCCGTCCCTGAGCCAGCGTCAGCTCGGTAGCGGGCGTAGGATTCTTCTTGTTTTGCGCCTCCAGTGGAATCACCACGTCCTTGGCAGCGTTGGCCAGCTTGGTCTCCAGTGCCGACGGCTTGCTGCGCGCACTGCAGCCGAGCGCCAGCAGCAGCGGGGCAATGAGAATCGTCAATACCAGGTTCTTTTTCATGGCAGTAGTGTTATCGTGGCGGGAACCCGCAGGAGGGCCACCAGTCTTATGAGACGTACCAGTCTTGTAATGTATTCGATTCTTTTCAGTCTACTTGCGACTACCGCTGCAATGGCGCAGAACGCCTTTATTCCAGTCCATTGGGATGCAAAAACCAATGTAGTTGAATTCTCACTCAGCCCGCAACGGCTGCAAGAGGAATTCCTGCGCTTCACGGGCCTCGATGGTGGCACCGGCTCGCTCGGCGGTGGCGGCGACCGGGGCTCGGTTGGCCCCACCAACGTCTGCCGCTTCGAGCACCTGGGCAATAAGGTGCTGGTGATTGACGTCAATACCCACTTCCGCGCCTCCAACGGCAGTGCCGAACTTCAGCACTCGGTCGGCGACAGCTTTCCTGCGGCCGTCATTGCCGCGCTACCCATACTTTCGGACCAGAACGGCACGCTCACCGTCAACGCCAATCCGCTCATCCTCGCAGACACCACCGGCATAGCACAGCGGCTGCGTGACCGTGCCTCCGCCAGCGCTGGCTCCTGGCGCCTCGATCCCAGCCGCAGCGGCCTGGTCGCCAGCCACACCCACGCCTTTCCGGACAACACCGAAACCGAGGCCCTGCTGACGTTTACCTCCGAAGCCGGCCGCGTCTCCACTGAAGAAACAGCCGGCATCGTCACCATCAAAGTTCACCAGTCCTTCGTCGCGCTGCCACAGCCCGGCTACGCGCCACGGAGGTTCGATCCGCGCGTCGGCTACTTCACGCAAAACTTTGAGGACTTCTCGCAACCTTATGACCAGCCGCTACTGCGCGAGGTGATTGACCGCTGGCGTCTGCAAAAGAAAGACCCCAGCGCCGCCGTCAGCGAGCCCGTCAAACCGATAACGTTTTATCTCGATCAGGCGATTCCGGAGCCTATGCGCTCGGCCATCCGTCGCGGGGCGCTTTGGTGGAACGAGGCGTTTCTGGTCGCTGGCTTCAGCAACGCCATCGTGATCAAAGACCTGCCCCTCGGCGCCGATCCCAACGATTTCCGCTACTCCACCATCCAGTGGACCAACCGTGAGGGCCGGGGCTGGTCGGTCGGACAAGCGCAGGCCGATCCCCGCACCGGTGAAATTCTGCATGCCGTCGTGCAGCTTGATTCCCATCGCATGCGGACCATGCACCACTACTGGAACGCGCTGATTCCTTACAGAGGCCAAAATCTGCCGGCGGGCGTGCGCGATGCGGCGCTGAATACCTTTGCCGGCCTCGACGGCATGGACCCGCAGCTTTCGCAGCAGGAGGTCATGACGCGGCGGATTTCGCTGCTCGCCTGCCACGAAATGGGCCATGTGCTCGGCTTGGCGCACAACTTCCTCGCCTCAACCTATGGCCGCGGCTCGGTGATGGATTACTTCCAGCCGCGCGTGAAAATCCGCCCTGATGGCACCGCCGATCTTTCCGACGCCTACATGCAGGGCGTCGGCAGCTACGACAAGCTGGCGATCGCTTGGGGCTATGAACCGGCCTCTGAACAGGCGGCCACGGTACGCACCATGATCACCAAAGGCATCGTCTGGGGCAACAGCCAGGACGCCCGCTGGAGCGCCTACGACGACGGCCCCGATCCGGTGACCTGGCTGCGCGAGGTCGTCCCGGTTCGCAATGTTCTGCTGAAGCAGTACGGCCCGCGGATGTTGCGCCCCGGCCAGCCGGTTTCGGTCCTGGCCAACCGCTTTGCGCTGGTTTACCTGTTCCACCAGTACGGCCTCGAAGCCGCGCTGAACGTCATCGGCGGCGCGGAAATCCCGACCGCGCTCGCCGGCGATGGGCAAACGCCCATCACAGTTTGGCCCGAGGCCGGCCAGCGCGAGGCGCTGCAGCTTGAGCTGGCGGCGCTCGCGCCGAAAGAAATGGCCATTCCGCCCGCACTGTGGCGCGAACTGGCGCCGCTCGAATCCCGCAATCCGATCGAACAGACCGAACGCTTTCGCTCCTCCTCCGGCTTCTTGTTCGACCCTTTTGACGGCGCTCAGGCCATCGCCGATATCGTCGTCGACGGTCTGCTCAACCCCCAGCGCCTCGAACGCCTCGAAACCATCCGCCAGGAATCGCCCGCCGGCAACGATCTTTCCGCCGAGGATGTGGTCCAGGCGCTGCTGCGCCAAGCCTTCCCTGCCCCAGCCAGCGGCAATGGCCTACAGGCGATCGTGCAGGTTACCGCAGCCGAAGGCATCATGAACCTGGCCGCCAGCAAGCAAGCGCCCCCGCCGGTCGCCTCCGCCGCTTGGGCTGGAGTGCTCGAGCTGCGAAGTACGCTGAGCCGCCAACTCTCACAATCGCCGCGCAACCCTACGCTGCAACGTCTACAAGCCGAAACCGCCCGCTTTATCCGCAACCCGCACCAATTCGCTCCGCGGATGTTCCCCACCCCGGCTCCCACCGGCCCCCCAGTCGGCGGCGGCATCTAA
- a CDS encoding flagellar motor protein MotA — MMLGSSGYGAMLLLSYPHSRPPKGVVGTGVHLTILCLIAPGAAVSGMVANIGIVAQVILAILVILSIYSWTIIYDKWRKFRVLRRKTHSFLRALYKTSRLSELHAASETFLPSPAVSVFEAGYDELERQLRPNGSRNLASVERALRAEQGDQVAIMESRMSWLGTIASASPFIGLFGTVWGIMDAFYDLGNAGTATLRAVGPGVSEALVTTAAGLFAAIPALIAYNQFVHRIREQTTSLEECSLEFTTRAQDVLTAEPDHVTVGGR; from the coding sequence ATGATGCTCGGCTCTTCAGGATACGGCGCTATGCTACTTTTAAGCTATCCACACTCCCGGCCCCCCAAAGGGGTCGTAGGGACAGGAGTCCACTTGACTATCTTGTGCCTAATTGCTCCCGGCGCTGCGGTGTCGGGGATGGTCGCCAACATCGGTATTGTCGCCCAGGTCATCCTTGCGATCCTGGTGATCCTGTCGATTTATTCCTGGACCATCATTTACGACAAATGGCGGAAATTCCGCGTTTTGCGCCGCAAAACCCACAGTTTCCTGCGCGCGCTCTACAAGACCAGCCGGCTGAGTGAACTGCACGCCGCTTCGGAAACCTTCCTGCCCAGCCCCGCCGTCTCCGTCTTTGAAGCCGGCTACGACGAACTTGAGCGCCAGCTCCGGCCGAATGGTAGCCGCAACCTGGCGAGCGTCGAGCGGGCGCTGCGGGCCGAGCAGGGCGATCAGGTCGCGATCATGGAGTCACGCATGAGCTGGCTCGGCACCATCGCCTCCGCCAGCCCTTTTATCGGTCTTTTTGGCACGGTCTGGGGCATTATGGACGCCTTCTACGACCTCGGTAATGCCGGCACAGCAACGCTGCGGGCAGTCGGTCCGGGCGTTTCGGAGGCGCTCGTTACGACCGCGGCGGGCCTGTTTGCCGCCATTCCGGCGCTGATCGCCTACAACCAGTTTGTTCATCGCATCCGCGAGCAGACGACTTCGCTTGAGGAGTGCTCGCTGGAGTTCACTACGCGCGCGCAGGATGTACTGACCGCCGAGCCGGATCACGTTACGGTAGGAGGCCGCTGA
- a CDS encoding glycosyl hydrolase family 2 encodes MLTEAVARGRSPVKHLNLAALTLLFAGSIAAAQTPGRLLVLHRGWEVQSSAEVTAAPEVVSRLGFSTAGWLPVTVPSTAFNAEVVNHRVPDPDYGINLRQAPGVEYKIGRNFTHDEIPADSPYAAPWWFRTEFSLPAADAHKTIWLDFHGINYRANIWLNGHEIATQKQARGTFRRFEFNVTGVAHAGRNALAVEVYAPRERDLAITFVDWNPMPPDKDMGLWQKVFIRTSGPVAIRHAWVRTKLDLPSLNVAHLTVSATLVNATGHTQRGALRGSAAGHRFERVITLAPHSSQIVSVPIEVRHPALWWPNGMGQPTLHPLRLTFSIGGKLSDHSSQMFGMDEITARKNAQGSEQFYINGQKVFVRGGGWTPDMLLRDGPAKWTNDFRYARLLGLNTIRLEGKLSDDAFFNLADRYGILIMAGWCCCDHWEEWPRWKSDEGLISTESLHDQAQRLRGHASVLVWLDGSDNPPPAHVEEAYLDVLHQLDWPKPILSSASAKPAQFSGASGVKMTGPYSYVPPVYWLADPEHGGARGFNTETSPGAAIPPIASLKRFIPPDHLWTSQGPNDPYWLFHAGSGNFTTLNRYLKPLEARYGPITNLQDFEWKSQATAYAGERAMFEAFGRRQGEATGIIQWMLDNGWPSLIWHLYDYYLRPGAGFYGVERANESLHIQYSKFDRAISVVNHTLRRSPGLNATAIVADLAGRTIYTHSAPVQVGPESDADLWTLPPFPGTVFLELKLLSAKGKLVSRNFYWLSNKPDVLNQKAGTWFYTPESQYADFTALDHLPRAHVVTYAAIFKGSDHKNVRVVNKGSTVALLVHLQVVNSKTGRELLPVWWQDNYISLLPGESETIAVDFLVAQLHGAAPALRVDGWNLGAQR; translated from the coding sequence ATGCTGACCGAGGCCGTCGCAAGAGGTCGCAGCCCTGTGAAACACCTAAACCTCGCAGCCCTCACGCTGCTCTTCGCGGGATCCATAGCCGCAGCTCAAACCCCTGGTCGGCTGCTCGTTTTGCACCGTGGCTGGGAGGTACAGTCGTCGGCCGAGGTGACGGCGGCGCCGGAGGTGGTCTCGCGGCTGGGATTTTCTACTGCGGGCTGGCTGCCGGTGACGGTGCCCTCGACGGCATTTAATGCCGAAGTGGTCAACCACCGCGTGCCCGACCCTGATTACGGCATAAACCTGCGGCAGGCGCCGGGGGTCGAATACAAGATCGGTCGCAACTTCACCCACGACGAAATTCCCGCCGATAGTCCCTATGCCGCGCCTTGGTGGTTCCGGACCGAATTCAGCCTGCCGGCCGCCGACGCCCATAAGACCATCTGGCTCGACTTCCACGGCATCAACTACCGCGCCAACATCTGGCTCAACGGCCATGAAATCGCCACGCAAAAGCAGGCGCGCGGCACCTTCCGGCGCTTTGAGTTTAATGTCACCGGCGTCGCTCACGCGGGGCGCAACGCGCTGGCAGTCGAAGTCTACGCGCCGCGCGAGCGCGACCTCGCCATTACTTTCGTCGACTGGAACCCCATGCCGCCCGACAAAGACATGGGCCTGTGGCAGAAGGTCTTTATCCGCACCAGCGGGCCTGTCGCCATTCGCCACGCCTGGGTGCGAACCAAGCTGGATTTGCCCAGCCTCAACGTCGCACACCTGACCGTCTCAGCGACGCTCGTCAATGCCACCGGGCACACCCAGCGCGGCGCCCTGCGCGGCAGCGCGGCTGGACACAGGTTCGAGCGCGTCATTACGCTTGCGCCCCACTCCAGCCAGATCGTGAGCGTGCCGATTGAGGTTCGGCACCCGGCCCTGTGGTGGCCTAACGGCATGGGGCAGCCGACGCTGCATCCCCTGCGGCTGACGTTTTCGATTGGCGGCAAGCTCAGCGACCACAGTTCGCAGATGTTCGGCATGGACGAAATCACCGCCCGCAAGAACGCCCAGGGCTCCGAGCAGTTCTACATCAATGGCCAGAAAGTTTTCGTGCGCGGCGGCGGCTGGACGCCCGACATGCTGCTGCGCGACGGCCCGGCGAAATGGACCAACGACTTCAGGTACGCCCGGCTGCTCGGCCTCAACACCATCCGCCTCGAAGGCAAGCTCAGCGACGACGCCTTCTTCAATCTCGCCGACCGCTACGGCATCCTCATCATGGCCGGCTGGTGCTGCTGCGATCACTGGGAGGAGTGGCCACGCTGGAAAAGTGACGAGGGTCTAATCTCGACCGAATCCCTCCACGACCAGGCCCAGCGGTTGCGCGGCCACGCCAGCGTGCTCGTCTGGCTCGACGGCAGCGACAACCCTCCGCCGGCGCATGTCGAAGAGGCGTACCTCGACGTGTTGCACCAACTCGACTGGCCCAAGCCGATCCTGTCGTCCGCCTCGGCCAAGCCGGCGCAATTCAGCGGGGCATCCGGCGTGAAAATGACCGGCCCGTACTCTTACGTGCCGCCGGTGTACTGGCTGGCCGATCCCGAGCACGGCGGCGCGCGCGGTTTCAATACCGAAACCAGCCCTGGCGCGGCCATTCCACCCATCGCCAGCCTCAAACGCTTCATCCCGCCCGACCATCTCTGGACCAGCCAAGGCCCCAATGACCCTTACTGGCTCTTCCATGCCGGCAGCGGCAACTTCACCACCCTCAATCGCTACCTGAAGCCGCTCGAAGCCCGGTACGGGCCGATCACCAACCTCCAGGATTTTGAATGGAAATCGCAGGCGACCGCCTACGCCGGTGAGCGCGCCATGTTTGAAGCCTTCGGCCGCCGCCAGGGCGAAGCCACCGGCATCATTCAGTGGATGCTTGATAATGGCTGGCCCTCGCTCATCTGGCACCTCTATGACTACTATCTGCGCCCCGGTGCCGGCTTCTACGGCGTCGAGCGCGCCAATGAGTCGCTGCATATTCAGTACTCAAAGTTTGACCGGGCCATCAGCGTCGTGAACCACACCCTGCGCCGCAGTCCCGGCCTGAACGCCACCGCCATCGTTGCCGATCTCGCCGGCCGCACGATCTACACCCACAGTGCGCCGGTTCAGGTCGGTCCGGAGTCGGATGCCGATCTCTGGACGCTGCCGCCGTTTCCAGGCACCGTCTTCCTGGAACTGAAGCTGCTCTCGGCGAAAGGCAAGCTCGTCAGCCGCAACTTCTACTGGCTATCGAATAAACCCGATGTCCTCAACCAGAAAGCCGGCACTTGGTTCTACACGCCCGAAAGTCAGTACGCCGACTTCACCGCGCTCGACCACCTGCCGCGCGCGCATGTGGTCACCTATGCTGCCATTTTCAAAGGCTCCGACCATAAGAACGTGCGCGTGGTTAACAAAGGTTCAACCGTCGCCCTGCTCGTTCACCTGCAAGTTGTGAACAGCAAAACGGGCCGGGAATTGCTGCCCGTATGGTGGCAAGACAACTACATTTCCCTACTTCCGGGCGAGTCCGAAACGATTGCGGTCGACTTCCTTGTCGCTCAGCTCCACGGCGCGGCGCCCGCCCTGCGCGTCGACGGCTGGAACCTCGGCGCCCAGCGTTGA
- a CDS encoding divalent-cation tolerance protein CutA gives MTDAIVISTTCASTEEAERIAAAMIDRRLAACVSIGAPVVSRYRWEGKVETVTEVPLIIKTHRDGFGAVAAVIRKLHSYQLPEIIAVPVVDANPEYLAWIGANTDCSPLD, from the coding sequence ATGACCGACGCTATCGTGATTTCTACCACCTGTGCTTCAACTGAGGAGGCCGAGCGCATCGCCGCGGCGATGATTGATCGGCGGCTGGCCGCGTGCGTCAGTATTGGCGCCCCGGTCGTCTCGCGCTATCGCTGGGAAGGCAAGGTCGAGACCGTAACCGAGGTGCCGCTCATCATCAAGACGCATCGCGACGGCTTTGGCGCGGTGGCTGCGGTGATCCGGAAACTACACTCCTACCAGTTGCCCGAGATTATTGCCGTGCCAGTGGTGGACGCCAACCCCGAATACCTCGCCTGGATTGGGGCCAATACCGACTGCTCTCCGCTGGATTAA
- a CDS encoding c-type cytochrome: protein MKKNLVLTILIAPLLLALGCSARSKPSALETKLANAAKDVVIPLEAQNKKNPTPATELTLAQGRQSFLTHCALCHGSDGKSQNPLGLAMYPPAMDLTSPHVQAWKDAELYWIINNGIRLTGMPGWHSMISSDDIWKLTRYVHALPKMTPAEDAKLAALVAPPPPPAAGSKATAKGEVALAEQIAYGKRLLHQEDCIMCHKYEGEGGTIGPDLSTEGTRGRTDAWLIGHFRDPAKYSPGSVMPDFKNLTQPQLNALVAMLQNSKSAPKPAPKSKR, encoded by the coding sequence ATGAAAAAGAACCTGGTATTGACGATTCTCATTGCCCCGCTGCTGCTGGCGCTCGGCTGCAGTGCGCGCAGCAAGCCGTCGGCACTGGAGACCAAGCTGGCCAACGCTGCCAAGGACGTGGTGATTCCACTGGAGGCGCAAAACAAGAAGAATCCTACGCCCGCTACCGAGCTGACGCTGGCTCAGGGACGGCAGAGTTTCCTTACGCATTGCGCGCTCTGCCATGGCAGCGACGGCAAGTCGCAGAATCCGCTGGGTCTGGCGATGTACCCGCCGGCCATGGATCTGACCTCGCCACATGTGCAAGCTTGGAAAGACGCCGAACTCTACTGGATCATCAACAACGGCATCCGTCTCACGGGCATGCCTGGCTGGCACAGCATGATCTCCAGCGACGACATCTGGAAGCTGACCCGCTACGTCCACGCGCTACCCAAGATGACGCCTGCGGAAGACGCCAAACTGGCAGCGCTGGTCGCGCCTCCGCCGCCCCCTGCCGCCGGCAGTAAAGCGACCGCAAAGGGCGAAGTGGCTCTGGCCGAGCAAATCGCCTACGGCAAGCGGCTGCTGCATCAGGAAGACTGCATTATGTGCCACAAGTACGAGGGCGAGGGCGGCACCATTGGTCCCGATCTGTCGACTGAAGGCACGCGCGGGCGGACCGATGCGTGGTTGATCGGGCACTTCCGCGATCCGGCCAAGTACTCGCCCGGCAGCGTCATGCCCGATTTCAAAAACCTGACGCAGCCGCAACTGAATGCGCTCGTCGCCATGCTGCAAAATTCGAAGTCGGCACCGAAGCCTGCGCCTAAGTCAAAACGCTGA
- the recN gene encoding DNA repair protein RecN, with protein MLITLQIENYALMERVSIRFGPGLNVLTGETGSGKSILVDALGLLLGERAEAGTIRSGASLATVTGSFDSPFASTAEAAAWCEEHGLTELEAEIRLRREVGATRSRAFIDHQLATVGLLRELAQRLGEVHSQNEALVSFTPAAQLRLLDRFAGTELEVSAVGEAYARWREANERLRNEEVERRRQEQEADLWRFQLAEIDGVAPVAGEDARLSEERQILANAERVLGAAQVAYGCLYDEPEAAAAQLKAAQKQIQDWQRFDPAVASLSERIEAVRVEVDDIAQESRRLAERVEASPSRLATVEERLAALDRLQRKYGPSLGEVLSKREEVAEKLDRFAHAGEIAAQTRAQAAATEAEYRRLADALSRKRQAAAKQLQTKLEAEVAELAMTLRFEVEFAEVEEWSAAGWDRIRFLASTNPGEPLQPVAAIASGGELSRLLLALHLVAEARQETRTGAAQRTLVLDEIDAGIGGRAAAAVGQKLQRLGEHYQVLCVTHLAQIACYASTHLRVEKQESKGRTTTAIEPLEGEARTAEIARMLAGNASDPTALKHAHELLASARPRRAAHSSR; from the coding sequence ATGCTGATCACCCTCCAGATAGAAAATTACGCCCTGATGGAGCGGGTGTCGATCCGGTTTGGACCGGGGTTGAACGTGCTGACGGGCGAGACCGGCTCCGGCAAGTCGATTCTGGTGGACGCCCTCGGACTGCTGCTGGGAGAGCGGGCCGAAGCGGGAACCATACGCAGTGGGGCGAGCTTGGCCACGGTGACGGGCAGTTTCGATTCCCCGTTCGCCTCGACGGCGGAGGCCGCGGCGTGGTGCGAGGAGCACGGCCTGACAGAGCTGGAGGCCGAAATCCGGCTGCGGCGCGAGGTTGGCGCCACCCGCAGCCGGGCCTTTATTGACCATCAGCTTGCCACCGTGGGGCTGCTGCGCGAGCTGGCGCAGCGATTGGGGGAAGTCCACTCGCAAAACGAGGCCTTGGTCAGCTTTACGCCCGCAGCGCAGCTTAGACTACTCGACCGGTTTGCCGGCACGGAGCTCGAAGTCAGTGCCGTTGGCGAGGCGTATGCACGCTGGCGCGAGGCGAACGAGAGGTTGCGCAATGAGGAGGTGGAACGGCGGCGGCAGGAGCAGGAAGCCGACCTGTGGCGCTTCCAGCTCGCCGAAATCGATGGCGTGGCACCGGTCGCGGGCGAAGATGCGCGACTCAGCGAAGAGCGCCAGATTCTGGCCAATGCTGAACGCGTGCTCGGCGCCGCCCAAGTTGCTTACGGGTGCCTGTATGACGAGCCTGAAGCGGCAGCCGCACAGCTCAAGGCGGCTCAGAAGCAAATCCAGGACTGGCAGCGGTTCGACCCCGCCGTGGCGAGCCTGAGCGAGCGCATCGAGGCAGTTCGCGTTGAGGTAGACGACATCGCGCAGGAGTCGCGGAGGCTGGCCGAACGGGTGGAAGCCTCGCCTTCACGGCTGGCGACCGTCGAAGAGCGGCTGGCAGCGCTCGACCGCTTACAGCGCAAGTACGGCCCCTCGCTGGGCGAGGTGCTGTCCAAGCGTGAGGAGGTAGCCGAGAAGCTCGATCGCTTTGCTCATGCCGGCGAGATTGCTGCGCAGACGCGCGCGCAAGCGGCGGCTACGGAAGCCGAATACCGGAGATTGGCCGACGCCTTAAGCCGCAAACGGCAGGCGGCGGCGAAGCAGCTCCAAACTAAGCTGGAGGCGGAGGTTGCCGAGCTGGCGATGACGCTGCGCTTCGAAGTCGAGTTTGCAGAAGTAGAAGAGTGGAGCGCTGCAGGCTGGGATCGTATCCGCTTTCTGGCTTCCACCAACCCCGGCGAACCGCTGCAGCCGGTAGCCGCCATCGCCTCCGGTGGTGAGCTCTCGCGCCTGTTGCTGGCACTGCATCTGGTCGCCGAAGCCAGGCAAGAGACGCGGACCGGCGCCGCGCAACGAACGCTGGTGCTGGACGAAATCGATGCCGGCATCGGCGGCCGGGCGGCGGCTGCAGTGGGCCAAAAACTGCAGCGGCTGGGTGAGCACTATCAGGTGCTGTGCGTGACGCACCTGGCGCAAATCGCCTGCTACGCCTCAACCCATCTGCGCGTCGAAAAGCAGGAAAGCAAGGGCCGTACCACGACCGCGATCGAACCGCTGGAGGGCGAGGCGCGCACCGCCGAAATTGCCCGCATGCTCGCCGGCAATGCCAGCGATCCGACGGCCCTGAAGCACGCCCACGAGCTGCTCGCCTCGGCGCGTCCGCGCCGCGCGGCTCACTCGTCGCGGTGA
- a CDS encoding septum formation initiator family protein, translating to MQLLDKIRPPQRPAMRRNRLGHIIRLALVALPLLWFAQRAIFGMNGLRALWHTQQQYKQTMTQVHQLEEQNRTLNQAVRQLQTNPESIETIAREQLHLTKPGEIIYTYPVKPNAGTSAASLRR from the coding sequence ATGCAACTTTTAGACAAGATCCGCCCGCCCCAGCGTCCGGCAATGCGCCGCAATAGGTTGGGCCACATTATCCGCTTGGCTCTGGTGGCGTTACCGCTGCTCTGGTTTGCGCAGCGCGCCATTTTCGGCATGAATGGCCTGCGCGCTCTATGGCACACGCAGCAGCAGTATAAGCAGACGATGACGCAGGTGCACCAGCTTGAAGAGCAGAACCGCACGCTCAATCAGGCGGTGCGCCAGTTGCAAACCAACCCGGAAAGCATTGAAACCATCGCCCGCGAGCAGCTTCACCTCACCAAGCCCGGCGAGATCATCTACACCTATCCGGTCAAGCCCAATGCTGGAACTTCGGCCGCCTCGCTGCGCCGCTGA
- a CDS encoding biopolymer transporter ExbD, translating to MAANLNGGPGAPLVEINVTPLVDVMLVLLVIFMITAPVVQSSIQLTLPQTHNTKSLTKNLLVVSIDRSGDVYIGNTLTNLRTIAQDLKQQGAVTKQKEIYVRADEHVSWGVLARVMDAIQQGGMATVQMVTHPYDHTPAGGAN from the coding sequence ATGGCCGCAAACCTCAATGGCGGTCCGGGCGCTCCGCTGGTCGAAATCAACGTCACGCCACTGGTGGATGTGATGCTGGTGCTGCTGGTGATTTTCATGATCACCGCGCCCGTGGTGCAATCGAGCATTCAGCTCACGCTGCCGCAGACGCACAACACCAAGTCGCTGACCAAAAACCTGCTGGTGGTTTCAATCGACCGCAGCGGTGACGTCTATATCGGCAACACGCTCACGAATCTGAGAACGATCGCCCAGGATCTGAAGCAACAGGGCGCGGTCACCAAGCAGAAGGAAATCTACGTCCGCGCCGACGAGCACGTTTCCTGGGGAGTGCTGGCGCGGGTGATGGACGCGATCCAGCAAGGTGGCATGGCGACGGTGCAGATGGTGACCCATCCCTACGACCATACCCCCGCCGGCGGCGCGAATTGA
- a CDS encoding thiazole synthase: METPPLDVLQIAGHSFASRLLVGTGKYRSLEQTAHCVLLSGAAMVTVAVRRINITDRSKENLLDYLDLSKVSILPNTAGCYTADEAIRTARLAREALDNPWIKLEVIGDRQTLFPDTQALIEATRVLAKEGFLILPYTNDDVVAAERLIDAGAAAVMPLAAPIGSGLGLQNTATLRILRERITTVPMIVDAGVGCPSDAARAMELGADGILMNTAIAAADDPEQMAVAMKLAVEAGRRGYLAGRMKPKLYATASSPLEGVVR; encoded by the coding sequence ATGGAAACGCCGCCGCTCGATGTACTGCAAATTGCCGGCCACTCCTTTGCTTCACGCTTACTGGTAGGGACAGGAAAGTACCGCAGCCTGGAACAAACCGCGCACTGCGTCCTGCTGAGCGGCGCCGCCATGGTTACGGTCGCCGTGCGGCGCATCAACATCACCGACCGCAGCAAAGAAAATCTGCTGGACTATCTCGATCTCAGCAAGGTTTCGATTCTGCCCAACACCGCCGGCTGCTACACGGCCGACGAGGCCATCCGGACGGCGCGCCTGGCGCGCGAAGCGCTGGACAATCCCTGGATCAAGCTGGAAGTGATTGGCGACCGGCAGACGTTGTTTCCCGACACGCAGGCGCTGATTGAAGCCACGCGCGTGCTCGCCAAAGAGGGTTTTCTCATTCTGCCCTACACCAACGATGATGTGGTCGCCGCCGAGCGCCTGATCGACGCCGGCGCCGCGGCAGTGATGCCGCTGGCCGCGCCGATTGGCTCGGGCCTGGGCCTGCAGAACACGGCAACGTTGCGTATTTTGCGGGAGCGCATTACCACGGTGCCGATGATCGTGGATGCCGGCGTGGGCTGCCCCTCCGATGCCGCCCGGGCGATGGAGCTGGGCGCGGACGGCATTCTCATGAACACCGCCATTGCCGCCGCGGACGATCCCGAGCAGATGGCGGTAGCGATGAAGCTCGCGGTGGAAGCCGGCCGGCGCGGTTACCTCGCGGGGCGGATGAAGCCGAAGCTCTACGCCACGGCTTCGTCGCCACTGGAAGGCGTCGTGCGCTAG